The following proteins come from a genomic window of Trypanosoma brucei gambiense DAL972 chromosome 1, complete sequence:
- a CDS encoding SNARE-associated golgi protein, putative, producing the protein MKGAVPSTWASLASVWKKTVGEFELSTLLMAQAVAMLALYKVTNGFQMPFRSLFFFILVIYVILLVLHLVGAVPLLFEVYDIIVRNYTSTQEGDSMIHLCRDLHELAETERARVMFVLTLVYVFLQSFCLPGSALINAAIGAVIGLPLGVPYCVLMGTAGASSCYTISHIIAGRCNGHNNRLVQKLRKQVEERTPSDLFAYFLLLRLTPVVPNWLLNMASPVAGVPLPTYAAGTLIGIIPQTYISVRFGEAALTTLSGEELMMTPWDMMWIGILCIVVFAGCMLKRRYGKVDCNT; encoded by the coding sequence ATGAAGGGTGCCGTGCCATCCACATGGGCGTCGCTTGCATCCGTATGGAAGAAAACAGTAGGAGAATTTGAACTGTCAACTCTTCTCATGGCGCAGGCGGTTGCGATGTTGGCACTTTATAAAGTAACTAATGGATTTCAAATGCCATTCcgctccctcttctttttcatactTGTGATTTATGTCATTTTACTCGTCCTGCACCTCGTCGGCGctgttcccctccttttcgaGGTTTATGACATTATTGTACGGAATTATACCTCAACACAAGAGGGCGACAGTATGATTCACCTTTGCAGGGATCTTCATGAGCTGGCTGAAACGGAGCGTGCGCGTGTGATGTTTGTTCTCACTCTTGTGTATGTTTTCCTTCAATCTTTTTGTCTACCGGGATCTGCACTCATCAACGCGGCGATTGGTGCCGTCATTGGCCTTCCATTAGGTGTGCCGTATTGTGTTTTAATGGGTACTGCTGGAGCCTCCAGTTGTTACACAATTTCTCACATTATTGCGGGGAGATGTAATGGTCATAACAACCGTCTCGTGCAGAAACTCCGCAAACAAGTGGAGGAGCGAACTCCTAGTGAtttatttgcttattttCTGTTGCTCCGACTTACGCCCGTCGTGCCAAATTGGCTACTTAACATGGCTTCCCCCGTTGCAGGCGTGCCGTTACCGACTTATGCTGCCGGTACGCTTATTGGAATTATTCCACAAACGTACATTTCTGTGAGATTTGGAGAGGCAGCACTCACTACGCTGTCAGGTGAGGAATTAATGATGACACCTTGGGACATGATGTGGATTGGAATTCTTTGcattgttgtgtttgccgGATGTATGCTCAAGAGACGTTATGGGAAAGTGGATTGCAACACGTAA